A genome region from Deinococcus sp. HSC-46F16 includes the following:
- the sufC gene encoding Fe-S cluster assembly ATPase SufC, with product MTDQPHQLEIRNLHASVGDQPILKGVNLVVPRGELHAIMGPNGNGKSTLAKVIVGDPEYTVTEGEVLVDGQNILEMEPDERARLGVFLAFQYPVEIPGVTIANFLRLAMQARKAEGEEVSFTEFYGKLTGALKTLEWDESIVERYLNEGFSGGEKKRNEILQMLMLEPNYIIMDETDSGLDVDALKIVAKGVNSLRGPNLGGLIITHYQRLLNYITPDKVHIIVNGRVVQSGGPELAQKLDAEGYDWVKQLAVAGA from the coding sequence ATGACCGATCAGCCGCACCAGCTCGAGATTCGCAACCTCCACGCCTCCGTCGGTGACCAGCCCATTCTCAAGGGAGTCAACCTCGTCGTGCCGCGCGGCGAACTGCACGCGATCATGGGGCCGAACGGCAACGGCAAGAGCACCCTCGCCAAGGTGATCGTGGGCGACCCCGAGTACACCGTGACCGAAGGCGAAGTCCTCGTGGACGGCCAGAACATCCTCGAGATGGAGCCCGACGAGCGTGCCCGCCTCGGCGTCTTCCTGGCCTTCCAGTACCCGGTCGAGATTCCCGGCGTGACCATCGCCAACTTCCTGCGCCTCGCCATGCAGGCCCGCAAGGCCGAGGGCGAGGAGGTCAGCTTCACCGAGTTCTACGGCAAGCTCACGGGTGCCCTGAAGACCCTGGAATGGGACGAGAGCATCGTCGAGCGCTACCTCAACGAGGGCTTTTCCGGCGGCGAGAAGAAGCGCAACGAGATTCTCCAGATGCTGATGCTGGAGCCGAACTACATCATCATGGACGAGACCGACTCCGGCCTCGACGTAGACGCCCTCAAGATCGTCGCCAAGGGCGTGAACAGCCTGCGCGGCCCGAATCTGGGCGGCCTGATCATCACCCACTACCAGCGCCTGCTGAACTACATCACCCCCGACAAGGTGCACATCATCGTGAACGGGCGCGTCGTGCAGTCGGGCGGTCCCGAATTGGCCCAGAAGCTCGACGCCGAGGGCTACGACTGGGTCAAGCAGCTCGCCGTCGCGGGCGCCTGA
- the sufB gene encoding Fe-S cluster assembly protein SufB, whose protein sequence is MTNPEVANINKDYEYGWSSPERYAVKAPKGLSREVVEMISKAKDEPQWMLDFRLKALEIFYSKPMPEWGADLSGLNLDEIYYYIKPEGYNARSWDDVPDDVKQTFERLGIPEAERKALAGVGAQYESEMVYHNLKEEWEKLGVVFLSIEDGLKQYPDLFREYFATVVPPEDNKFAAINSAVWSGGSFVYVPKGVKVDIPLQTYFRINAESSGQFERTLIIVDEGAQAHYIEGCTAPTYASDSFHSGVIEIIVKEGARFRYSTIQNWSHNVYNLVTQRAAVYGNGVMEWVDGNLGSKVTMKYPACYLLEEGARGEVLSIAMAGRGQHQDAGAKIVHFAPYTSGTIVSKSISKDSGRSSYRGLVKIYEGARGSKTNVECDALLLDEEARTDTYPYIEIEEKDASVGHEATVSKINDEQILYLQSRGLSEDEAAGLIVRGFIEPIAKELPLEYAVELNRLIELEMEGSVG, encoded by the coding sequence ATGACGAACCCTGAAGTCGCCAACATCAACAAGGACTACGAGTACGGCTGGAGCAGCCCCGAGCGGTACGCCGTCAAGGCACCCAAGGGCCTGAGCCGCGAGGTCGTCGAGATGATCTCCAAGGCCAAGGACGAGCCGCAGTGGATGCTCGACTTCCGCCTCAAGGCGCTGGAGATCTTCTACTCCAAGCCCATGCCCGAGTGGGGCGCGGACCTCAGCGGGCTCAACCTCGACGAGATCTACTACTACATCAAGCCCGAAGGCTACAACGCCCGCTCCTGGGACGACGTGCCCGACGACGTGAAGCAGACCTTCGAGCGCCTGGGCATCCCAGAAGCCGAGCGCAAGGCGCTGGCGGGCGTCGGCGCCCAGTACGAATCCGAGATGGTGTACCACAACCTCAAGGAGGAGTGGGAGAAGCTCGGCGTCGTGTTCCTCTCCATCGAGGACGGCCTGAAGCAGTACCCCGACCTCTTCCGCGAGTACTTCGCCACCGTCGTGCCGCCCGAGGACAACAAGTTCGCGGCGATCAACTCCGCCGTGTGGTCCGGGGGGTCCTTCGTGTACGTGCCCAAGGGCGTGAAGGTGGACATTCCCCTTCAGACCTACTTCCGCATCAACGCGGAGAGCAGCGGCCAGTTCGAGCGCACGCTGATCATCGTGGACGAGGGCGCCCAGGCCCACTACATCGAGGGCTGCACGGCGCCGACCTACGCCAGCGACTCCTTCCACTCCGGCGTGATCGAGATCATCGTCAAGGAAGGCGCCCGCTTCCGTTACTCCACCATCCAGAACTGGAGCCACAACGTCTACAACCTCGTGACCCAGCGTGCCGCCGTGTACGGCAACGGCGTGATGGAGTGGGTGGACGGCAACCTGGGCTCCAAGGTCACCATGAAGTACCCCGCCTGCTACCTGCTGGAGGAGGGCGCGCGTGGTGAGGTCCTGAGCATCGCTATGGCGGGCCGCGGCCAGCACCAGGACGCGGGGGCGAAGATCGTCCACTTCGCGCCGTACACCAGCGGCACCATCGTCTCCAAGTCGATCTCCAAGGACAGCGGACGCAGCAGCTACCGTGGCCTCGTGAAGATTTACGAGGGCGCCCGCGGCAGCAAGACGAACGTGGAGTGCGACGCCCTGCTGCTCGACGAGGAAGCCCGCACCGACACCTACCCCTACATCGAGATCGAGGAGAAGGACGCCAGCGTGGGCCACGAGGCGACCGTGTCCAAGATCAACGACGAGCAGATCCTGTACCTCCAGAGCCGCGGCCTGAGCGAGGACGAGGCGGCGGGCCTGATCGTGCGCGGCTTTATCGAGCCCATCGCCAAGGAACTCCCGCTGGAATACGCGGTGGAGCTCAACCGCCTGATCGAGCTGGAGATGGAAGGCTCGGTCGGCTGA
- a CDS encoding VOC family protein: MKLNHINLGVTDVPQAVDLFQRHFGLVPAGGGMPMGEQMAFLRDDVGALLSLFRVKDPQYPKVFHIGFLQDTPEQVRAIHRQLTEGGFEVPAPHENHGRLTFYFNAPIGVVIEVESFLG, translated from the coding sequence ATGAAGCTCAACCACATCAACCTCGGCGTGACCGACGTGCCACAAGCGGTGGACCTCTTTCAGCGCCACTTCGGGCTGGTGCCTGCGGGGGGCGGCATGCCCATGGGCGAGCAGATGGCCTTCCTGCGCGACGACGTGGGGGCGCTGCTCTCGCTGTTCCGGGTCAAGGACCCGCAGTACCCGAAGGTCTTTCACATCGGGTTCTTGCAGGACACGCCTGAGCAGGTGCGGGCCATTCACCGCCAGCTCACCGAGGGCGGCTTCGAAGTTCCGGCGCCCCACGAGAACCACGGGCGGCTGACCTTTTACTTCAACGCGCCCATCGGCGTCGTCATCGAGGTCGAGTCCTTTCTAGGCTGA
- the sufD gene encoding Fe-S cluster assembly protein SufD: protein MTQPFTEQLSQASGPEWLTAKRRESLDLFNRLDVPNEGVEAWKYTRVDVDFGELRPHPKRERVTDISALPGSVQKRLTSTDVGAYLVLDGPDVVYATELPAELREKGVIFTDLKTAVEQHADKVQQYLYSVVPAEVPDDTTIAAPGTTPSKSPDPSEGKFSALAAALWTNGAFVYVPRGVEVELPLGSFRVMSEAGTYTATRTLVVAEENAQVTFIDEQDSEELPGTYAIGAVELVVKSGARLRYVSIQNWGKGVTHIQRQRGDVHRDATLNSLVVTMGGTLSRTEMQSYLRGQGSDSEMLALYFANEDQHFDHYTLQHHAAPHAHSDLLYKGVNADQSVGVFSGMIKVDLGAQKTDAYQKHRTLMLSSEAQNFSVPQLEINANDVRCSHGSTTGPVNQEALFFLRSRGIHKELAEKMLVTAFLEDVLSRVPLQSVVKYIEGIIAEKVGAA from the coding sequence ATGACCCAACCCTTCACCGAACAACTCAGCCAGGCGAGCGGCCCCGAGTGGCTGACCGCCAAGCGCCGCGAGTCGCTCGACCTCTTCAACAGGCTCGACGTGCCCAACGAGGGCGTCGAGGCCTGGAAGTACACCCGCGTGGACGTGGACTTCGGCGAGCTGCGCCCCCACCCCAAGCGCGAGCGCGTGACAGACATTTCCGCACTGCCGGGGAGCGTGCAGAAGCGCCTGACGAGCACCGACGTGGGCGCCTACCTCGTGCTGGACGGTCCGGACGTGGTGTACGCGACCGAACTGCCCGCCGAACTGCGCGAGAAGGGCGTGATCTTCACTGACCTGAAGACGGCGGTGGAGCAACACGCGGACAAGGTGCAGCAGTACCTCTACTCGGTGGTCCCGGCGGAAGTGCCCGACGACACGACCATCGCCGCGCCCGGCACCACGCCCAGCAAATCGCCCGATCCCAGCGAGGGCAAGTTCAGCGCCCTGGCGGCGGCCCTGTGGACGAACGGCGCCTTCGTGTACGTGCCGCGCGGCGTGGAAGTGGAATTGCCCCTCGGCTCCTTCCGCGTGATGAGCGAGGCGGGCACCTACACGGCGACCCGCACCCTCGTCGTGGCGGAGGAGAACGCGCAGGTCACCTTCATCGACGAGCAGGACAGCGAGGAACTGCCGGGCACCTACGCCATCGGCGCGGTCGAGCTGGTGGTCAAGTCGGGAGCGCGGCTGCGCTACGTCTCCATCCAGAACTGGGGCAAGGGCGTGACGCACATCCAGCGTCAGCGCGGCGACGTTCACCGGGACGCGACCCTGAACAGCCTCGTCGTGACGATGGGCGGGACCTTGAGCCGCACCGAGATGCAGTCCTACCTGCGCGGGCAGGGCAGCGACTCGGAGATGTTGGCGCTGTACTTCGCCAACGAGGACCAGCACTTCGACCACTACACCTTGCAGCACCACGCCGCGCCGCACGCGCACTCCGACCTGCTGTACAAGGGCGTGAACGCCGATCAGTCGGTGGGCGTGTTCAGCGGCATGATCAAGGTGGACCTGGGCGCCCAGAAGACCGACGCCTATCAGAAGCACCGCACGCTGATGCTGTCGAGCGAGGCACAAAACTTCTCGGTGCCCCAGCTTGAGATCAACGCGAACGACGTGCGCTGCTCGCACGGCTCGACCACCGGCCCCGTCAACCAGGAGGCCCTGTTCTTCCTGCGCTCGCGCGGCATCCACAAGGAACTCGCCGAGAAGATGCTCGTCACCGCCTTCCTGGAGGACGTGCTCTCGCGCGTGCCGCTCCAGAGCGTGGTGAAGTACATCGAGGGCATCATCGCGGAGAAGGTGGGGGCGGCGTAA
- a CDS encoding HD family hydrolase: MQRLPAQIDFLLACDRLKSVQRTTFLHAGVRAENSAEHSWHLALMALTLGEHAPRGTDLNHVVRLLLIHDLVEIHAGDLPFTATAEQHAAQADAEKSAAARLFGTLPAEQAAEFLALWQEFEACETGEARFARALDALQPMLLTWGDGGLGCAERYPALTAERVLNLKEKYLRDFPTLWAVARELIAQAERTGLIHP, from the coding sequence ATGCAGCGCCTGCCCGCCCAAATTGACTTTCTGCTGGCTTGTGACCGCCTGAAGAGCGTGCAGCGAACGACTTTCCTGCATGCTGGCGTCCGTGCTGAGAACAGTGCCGAGCACTCCTGGCACCTGGCACTGATGGCTCTCACGCTGGGTGAGCATGCTCCTAGGGGTACCGACCTGAACCATGTTGTGCGCCTGCTGCTCATCCACGACCTCGTGGAGATTCACGCTGGGGACTTGCCCTTCACCGCCACCGCCGAGCAGCACGCTGCTCAAGCAGATGCCGAGAAATCTGCCGCTGCAAGGCTGTTCGGCACCCTTCCTGCTGAACAGGCCGCTGAGTTTCTTGCCCTCTGGCAGGAATTTGAGGCCTGTGAAACTGGAGAGGCTCGTTTCGCCCGTGCGCTGGACGCCCTTCAGCCTATGCTGCTCACCTGGGGGGACGGTGGCCTGGGTTGTGCGGAGCGTTACCCAGCCCTCACCGCCGAACGCGTGCTGAACCTGAAGGAAAAATACCTGCGCGACTTCCCCACGTTGTGGGCGGTGGCGCGGGAGCTGATCGCCCAAGCCGAGCGGACTGGCCTGATTCACCCTTGA
- a CDS encoding cupin domain-containing protein, with protein MVPEALPLAPNGDVPNNPRPVLIYRAALTGRTPAQIEGHLAERGWTNAWRNGIYDFHHYHSTAHEVLVVARGQARLTLGGEGGPQVQVGEGDVLLLPAGTGHRNDGSSADLLVIGAYAGGREWDLCRPEETDAEEARERIERVPGWGREPVG; from the coding sequence ATGGTGCCTGAAGCTCTGCCCCTCGCGCCCAACGGGGATGTGCCCAATAACCCCCGTCCCGTGCTGATCTACCGCGCCGCGTTGACGGGCCGCACGCCTGCCCAGATCGAGGGGCATCTTGCTGAACGCGGCTGGACGAACGCCTGGCGAAATGGCATCTACGACTTCCACCACTACCACTCCACCGCCCACGAAGTCCTCGTGGTCGCCCGTGGTCAGGCCCGCCTCACCCTCGGCGGCGAGGGCGGCCCGCAGGTGCAGGTGGGGGAGGGGGACGTGCTGCTCCTGCCCGCTGGAACCGGACACAGGAATGACGGCAGCAGCGCCGACCTGCTGGTGATCGGTGCCTATGCTGGGGGACGCGAGTGGGACCTGTGCCGCCCGGAGGAGACAGACGCGGAGGAGGCGCGGGAGAGGATTGAGCGGGTGCCGGGGTGGGGGAGGGAGCCGGTAGGATGA
- a CDS encoding aminopeptidase, with the protein MKAWVVGGVLMLALSGCGEVRYLTQAAAGQLDLLVRARPVADVLADPATPAETRRKLALVQEVRTFAVNELGLPDRGAYRKYVDVGRPYVVWNVFRAPEFGLDLLTSCFPVAGCVGYRGYFREADARAYADTRRAAGEDVRVGGVTAYSTLGYLRDPVLSTMLAYPDPTLIRTVIHELAHPAVYVPGDTVYNESFATAVEEEGWRRWFSAHGTPELGEADRVARERAQAFEALLLGARAELQALYAQPLAPDELRTRKAAVLAALQERYAALKASWGGYAGYDGWFAAGVNNAALASVAAYATLVPEFETALGRVGGELPAFYELARRCGERPGEERVACLRGQRE; encoded by the coding sequence ATGAAGGCGTGGGTGGTGGGCGGCGTGCTGATGCTGGCCCTGAGTGGCTGCGGCGAGGTCCGGTATCTGACCCAGGCGGCGGCCGGGCAGCTTGACCTGCTGGTGCGGGCGCGGCCGGTGGCGGACGTGCTGGCGGACCCCGCGACCCCGGCGGAAACCCGGCGCAAGCTGGCGCTGGTACAGGAGGTCCGGACCTTCGCGGTAAATGAGCTGGGCCTGCCCGACCGGGGGGCCTACCGCAAGTATGTGGACGTGGGCCGCCCTTACGTGGTGTGGAACGTGTTCCGGGCACCAGAGTTCGGTCTGGATCTGCTGACCTCCTGCTTTCCGGTGGCCGGGTGCGTGGGCTACCGGGGCTACTTCCGGGAGGCGGACGCGCGGGCCTATGCCGACACGCGGCGGGCGGCGGGCGAGGACGTCCGGGTGGGCGGCGTGACGGCGTACAGCACGCTGGGCTACCTGCGCGACCCGGTACTCTCCACCATGCTGGCCTACCCCGACCCCACGCTGATCCGCACGGTAATTCACGAACTCGCCCACCCCGCCGTGTACGTGCCCGGCGATACCGTCTACAACGAGTCCTTCGCCACCGCTGTCGAGGAGGAAGGCTGGCGGCGCTGGTTCTCGGCGCACGGCACGCCAGAACTGGGAGAGGCCGACCGGGTCGCGCGGGAGCGGGCGCAGGCATTCGAGGCCCTGCTGCTGGGGGCGCGGGCGGAGTTGCAGGCCCTCTACGCGCAGCCCCTCGCGCCGGACGAGCTGCGGACACGCAAGGCAGCGGTGCTGGCCGCCTTGCAGGAACGCTATGCAGCCCTCAAGGCAAGCTGGGGCGGCTACGCGGGCTACGACGGTTGGTTTGCCGCCGGGGTGAACAACGCGGCCCTCGCCTCGGTCGCGGCCTACGCGACGCTGGTGCCCGAGTTTGAGACGGCGCTGGGACGGGTCGGAGGCGAACTTCCCGCTTTCTACGAGCTGGCGCGGCGCTGCGGCGAGCGGCCTGGGGAGGAACGGGTGGCCTGCCTCAGGGGTCAGCGAGAATAG
- a CDS encoding 50S ribosomal protein L25/general stress protein Ctc — MELRAIPRTGQQKLAPGLIPAVAYNKEKNVSFAIERKAFDRAFRQQGTTGLFDITLEGGETFPALVKTVQMDKRRREAIHADFYLVTYGEPVQVSVPVHTAGKSQGEVMGGLVDIVVHNLDIVAPGPRRIPQEISVDVTALNIGDHVTAGQIKLPEGVKLAVEEDLVVISVLPPRLTAEELEAETQAAQVAGLVAAGELSEEAAAAVLEGDASIEEVKAEAAEGSEAQRETAEASDEANQG; from the coding sequence ATGGAACTGAGAGCCATCCCCCGCACCGGCCAGCAGAAGCTGGCGCCCGGACTGATCCCCGCCGTCGCCTACAACAAGGAGAAGAACGTCTCCTTCGCCATCGAGCGCAAGGCCTTTGACCGCGCCTTCCGTCAGCAGGGCACCACGGGCCTGTTCGACATCACCCTGGAAGGCGGCGAAACCTTCCCGGCCCTCGTCAAGACGGTCCAGATGGACAAGCGCCGCCGCGAGGCGATCCACGCCGACTTCTACCTGGTGACCTACGGCGAGCCCGTGCAGGTCAGCGTGCCCGTGCACACGGCGGGCAAGAGCCAGGGCGAAGTCATGGGCGGCCTGGTCGACATCGTGGTGCACAACCTCGACATCGTGGCCCCCGGCCCCCGCCGCATCCCGCAGGAAATCAGCGTGGACGTGACGGCCTTGAACATCGGCGACCACGTGACCGCCGGGCAGATCAAGTTGCCCGAGGGCGTCAAGCTCGCCGTGGAAGAGGACCTCGTGGTCATCAGCGTGCTGCCGCCCCGCCTCACCGCCGAGGAGCTGGAAGCCGAGACCCAGGCCGCCCAGGTTGCCGGTCTGGTCGCTGCGGGCGAACTCTCCGAGGAGGCTGCCGCCGCCGTGCTGGAGGGCGACGCCAGCATCGAGGAGGTCAAGGCCGAGGCCGCCGAGGGCAGCGAAGCCCAGCGCGAGACCGCCGAGGCCAGCGACGAGGCCAACCAGGGCTAA
- the efp gene encoding elongation factor P has protein sequence MISVTELRNGTKVEMDGGLWECLEYSHLKMGRGGAKVVTKFRNMETGSIVDRTFNSGEKLQDIYVEGKKMQFLYKDGSDFVFMDLETYDQVHLPPSLVGDAAKFMKENTEIEVAMYGDKPLSITLPNQVILKITQTDPGVRGDTVSGGTKPATLETGAVVQVPLFVEQGTDVKVDTRTGQYLSRA, from the coding sequence ATGATCAGCGTGACGGAACTGCGCAACGGCACCAAGGTGGAGATGGACGGCGGGCTGTGGGAGTGCCTGGAGTACTCCCACCTCAAGATGGGACGCGGCGGCGCGAAGGTGGTCACCAAGTTCCGCAACATGGAGACCGGCTCCATCGTGGACCGCACCTTCAACAGCGGCGAAAAGCTCCAGGACATCTACGTCGAGGGCAAGAAGATGCAGTTCCTGTACAAGGACGGCTCGGACTTCGTGTTCATGGATCTGGAAACCTATGACCAGGTGCACCTGCCCCCCTCGCTGGTGGGCGACGCGGCCAAGTTCATGAAGGAGAACACCGAGATCGAGGTGGCGATGTACGGCGACAAGCCGCTGAGCATCACGCTGCCCAACCAGGTCATCCTCAAGATCACGCAGACCGACCCCGGTGTGCGCGGCGACACCGTCTCGGGCGGCACCAAGCCCGCCACCCTGGAGACGGGTGCGGTCGTGCAGGTGCCCCTCTTCGTCGAGCAGGGCACCGACGTGAAGGTCGACACCCGCACGGGCCAGTACCTCAGCCGCGCCTGA
- the accB gene encoding acetyl-CoA carboxylase biotin carboxyl carrier protein, whose product MNPDDLKKILDALSHADVREFSLTTGSFALDLKRGPQAVGMAAPASAPSPAPHAAPSFQPGAASSAAPASAEAPSAPAPSAPTTAPAAETPAPAEASAKPASAGTPVKAPIVGTFYAASSPDAPAYVKVGDTVQAGQVLCIIEAMKLMNEIEAETGGVVREILVKNAEPVEYGQTLFIIE is encoded by the coding sequence ATGAACCCAGACGACCTGAAGAAGATTCTCGACGCCCTCAGCCACGCCGACGTGCGCGAGTTCAGCCTGACGACCGGCTCCTTCGCCCTCGACCTCAAGCGCGGCCCGCAGGCAGTGGGCATGGCGGCCCCGGCAAGCGCCCCGTCTCCGGCCCCCCACGCGGCGCCCAGCTTCCAGCCGGGAGCGGCCAGCAGCGCGGCGCCCGCTTCGGCCGAGGCTCCCAGCGCTCCGGCGCCCTCGGCTCCCACCACTGCCCCCGCCGCTGAGACGCCCGCCCCCGCGGAGGCCTCCGCCAAGCCCGCTTCCGCCGGGACCCCGGTCAAGGCGCCCATCGTGGGCACCTTCTACGCGGCGAGCAGCCCCGACGCGCCCGCCTACGTCAAGGTGGGCGACACGGTGCAGGCCGGGCAGGTGCTGTGCATCATCGAGGCGATGAAGCTGATGAACGAGATCGAGGCCGAAACCGGCGGCGTGGTGCGCGAGATTTTGGTGAAGAATGCCGAGCCGGTGGAGTACGGCCAGACGCTGTTCATCATCGAGTGA
- the accC gene encoding acetyl-CoA carboxylase biotin carboxylase subunit translates to MFKKILIANRGEIALRVIRTAREMGIQTVVVYSTADEKSLPVLLADESVCVGPPASSASYLNIPNILSAALMTGAEAIHPGYGFMAENPDFAEMCREHGLVFIGPTPESMRALGSKAGGRDIAAQSRVPVVPGTGVLEDVDAALLAAKQIGYPVLLKASAGGGGRGQKVIRTQDELARGFAQAQEEARLYFGDPAIIMEKFLEEFRHVEVQVMGDGQGHVIHIGERDCSIQRRNQKLIEEAPSTLPESLRQEILDAGVRLAKHVNYAGAGTLEFIVDRDGNYYFMEMNTRIQVEHCVSEMISGLDFVRLQIQIAAGEGLHLRQEDVKLHGHSIECRINAEDPDKDFRPAAGKIDDVHFAGGPGVRVDSHAYTGYVIPPHYDSLIGKLIVHHDSREQAIGRMKRALEESVIHGPKTTIPLYIKIMDNPFYKRGAVMTNFLKTRMEM, encoded by the coding sequence ATGTTCAAGAAAATCCTGATCGCCAACCGCGGCGAGATCGCCCTGCGCGTCATCCGCACCGCGCGGGAGATGGGCATCCAGACGGTCGTGGTGTACTCCACCGCCGATGAGAAGAGCCTGCCCGTGCTCCTCGCCGACGAGTCAGTGTGCGTGGGGCCGCCCGCGAGCAGTGCAAGTTACCTGAATATCCCCAACATCCTCTCGGCCGCGCTGATGACGGGGGCCGAGGCCATTCACCCCGGCTACGGCTTCATGGCCGAGAACCCCGACTTCGCCGAGATGTGCCGCGAGCACGGGCTGGTCTTTATTGGGCCGACGCCCGAATCCATGCGGGCGCTGGGCAGCAAGGCGGGCGGGCGCGACATCGCCGCGCAGAGCCGGGTGCCGGTGGTGCCAGGCACGGGCGTGCTGGAGGACGTGGACGCCGCGCTCCTCGCCGCCAAGCAGATCGGCTACCCGGTGCTGCTCAAGGCCAGCGCGGGCGGCGGCGGGCGCGGCCAGAAGGTGATTCGCACCCAGGACGAACTCGCCAGGGGCTTCGCGCAGGCGCAGGAGGAAGCGCGGCTGTACTTCGGGGACCCGGCCATCATCATGGAGAAGTTCCTGGAGGAGTTCCGGCACGTCGAGGTGCAGGTCATGGGCGACGGCCAGGGCCACGTGATCCACATCGGTGAGCGCGACTGCTCCATCCAGCGCCGCAACCAGAAGCTGATCGAGGAAGCGCCCTCGACCCTGCCCGAGTCGCTGCGGCAGGAGATTCTGGACGCGGGCGTGCGCCTCGCCAAGCACGTGAACTACGCGGGCGCGGGCACGCTGGAATTCATCGTGGATAGAGATGGCAACTACTACTTCATGGAGATGAACACCCGCATTCAGGTCGAGCACTGCGTCAGTGAAATGATCTCGGGCCTCGACTTCGTGCGGCTCCAGATTCAGATCGCGGCGGGCGAGGGCCTACACCTGCGGCAGGAGGACGTAAAGCTCCACGGCCATTCCATCGAGTGCCGCATCAACGCGGAAGACCCGGACAAGGACTTCCGCCCGGCGGCGGGCAAAATCGACGACGTGCATTTCGCGGGCGGCCCCGGCGTGCGGGTGGACAGCCACGCGTACACCGGGTACGTCATTCCGCCGCACTACGACTCGCTGATCGGCAAACTGATCGTTCACCACGACAGCCGCGAGCAGGCCATCGGCCGCATGAAGCGGGCGCTCGAGGAGAGCGTGATCCACGGCCCCAAGACGACCATCCCGCTTTACATCAAGATCATGGACAATCCCTTTTACAAGCGGGGCGCCGTGATGACCAACTTCCTCAAAACGCGCATGGAGATGTGA
- a CDS encoding class I SAM-dependent methyltransferase has translation MTPGGWQERDARLSRRLGRSWPHGPLLTALPLSPTARVLDVGAGDRQLLQALRARGHPGGLFGIDPEPGEGVRRGVAEQLPFPDTSFDTVLLVRVLAHLHDPARALAEARRVLRPGGQLVVAAQGEWHLARLRSLGGPPWEPPAPPTEADLLFPVVLTPEDVRALAASHDLSLGEWDLTSPLTDTLHLRVEVKRR, from the coding sequence ATGACTCCGGGAGGCTGGCAAGAGAGGGACGCGCGGCTGTCGCGGCGGCTGGGTCGGAGTTGGCCGCACGGTCCGCTGCTGACCGCGCTGCCCCTCTCCCCCACTGCCCGTGTCCTCGATGTAGGTGCGGGCGACCGGCAGCTCCTGCAGGCATTGAGGGCACGGGGCCACCCAGGTGGCCTCTTCGGGATAGACCCCGAGCCAGGGGAAGGGGTCCGGCGTGGCGTGGCCGAGCAGCTCCCCTTCCCCGACACCTCGTTCGACACCGTGCTCCTCGTGCGCGTGCTGGCCCACCTTCACGACCCTGCCCGCGCTCTGGCCGAGGCGCGGCGGGTGCTGCGGCCCGGAGGTCAGCTCGTCGTGGCGGCGCAGGGCGAGTGGCACCTCGCCCGGCTGCGGAGTCTGGGTGGGCCGCCGTGGGAGCCTCCTGCCCCACCCACCGAAGCCGACCTTCTGTTTCCGGTTGTGCTGACGCCGGAGGACGTGCGGGCACTGGCGGCCAGCCACGACCTGAGCCTAGGGGAGTGGGACCTGACCTCGCCCCTCACGGACACGCTCCACCTGCGGGTCGAGGTGAAGCGGCGTTAG
- a CDS encoding exodeoxyribonuclease III, producing MLSAPLKVTTLNVNGLRSALRKGLEGWVAREAPDVLLLQEVRADPMPGPFAALGYGSAWFPARKPGYSGVAVLSRYGLEDVRPGMDHPEMDAEGRVLSAVVRGVRFASVYLPSGSSGPERQGFKDRVLADYHAWTLGTLAQGLPLVIGGDYNVAHRELDLKNWRSNRGNSGFLPHEREWMTAHLSCGLTDAHRAALGERSEYTWWSNRGNAYANDVGWRIDYLLAAGVEVRKVVVDRAARLSDHAPVTGWVTSAPETA from the coding sequence ATGCTCTCCGCGCCCCTGAAGGTCACCACCCTGAATGTCAACGGGCTGCGCAGCGCCCTGCGAAAAGGGCTGGAAGGCTGGGTCGCCCGCGAAGCGCCCGACGTGCTGCTGCTGCAAGAAGTTCGCGCCGACCCCATGCCGGGGCCGTTCGCCGCGCTGGGCTACGGCAGCGCGTGGTTTCCCGCCCGCAAACCCGGCTACAGCGGCGTGGCGGTCCTCAGCCGCTATGGGCTGGAGGACGTGCGCCCCGGCATGGACCACCCCGAGATGGACGCCGAGGGCCGGGTGCTCAGCGCGGTGGTGCGCGGAGTGCGCTTCGCCAGCGTGTACCTGCCCAGCGGCAGCTCCGGTCCCGAGCGGCAGGGGTTCAAGGACCGGGTGCTGGCCGACTACCACGCCTGGACGCTGGGCACGCTCGCGCAGGGCCTGCCCCTGGTGATCGGCGGCGACTACAACGTGGCGCACCGCGAACTCGACCTCAAAAACTGGCGCAGCAACCGGGGCAACAGCGGGTTTCTGCCCCACGAGCGCGAGTGGATGACTGCCCACCTTTCCTGCGGCCTGACCGACGCGCACCGCGCCGCTCTCGGCGAGCGGTCCGAATACACCTGGTGGAGCAACCGGGGCAACGCCTACGCAAACGACGTGGGCTGGCGCATCGACTACCTGCTTGCGGCCGGGGTGGAGGTGCGGAAGGTCGTGGTGGACCGCGCCGCCCGCCTCAGCGACCACGCGCCCGTGACGGGGTGGGTGACTTCCGCGCCAGAAACCGCCTGA